A genome region from Glycine max cultivar Williams 82 chromosome 5, Glycine_max_v4.0, whole genome shotgun sequence includes the following:
- the LOC100804900 gene encoding 3-ketodihydrosphingosine reductase, giving the protein MRSMASSASSRGIAAIVGVGPNLGLSIARKFAHEGYTVAILARDLGRLSRFADEIAREEKAQVFAIRIDCSDSRSVREAFEGVLSLGFVEILVYNAYQPLPWYPTSFQDLRVDSFEKSLAISSVGAFHCAQQVLSGMVERGKGTILFTGCSASLNGIVGYSELCCGKFALRALSQCLAKEFQPQGVHVAHVIIDGVIGPPRGPMLTTTSSSSQRRNSLGEQSSGVVGGGEGTMDPDSLAQTFWHLHVQDRNAWTQEMDLRSPSARFF; this is encoded by the exons ATGCGAAGCATGGCAAGCTCGGCTTCCTCGCGAGGCATTGCAGCCATCGTCGGTGTGGGCCCCAACCTTGGCCTCTCCATCGCTCGCAAGTTCGCTCACGAAGGCTACACAGTTGCCATCCTCGCGCGTGACTTGG GGAGGTTGTCAAGATTTGCTGACGAAATAGCGAGGGAAGAGAAGGCGCAGGTTTTTGCTATAAGAATAGACTGTTCCGATTCAAGAAGCGTGAGAGAGGCATTTGAAGGAGTTCTCTCTCTGGGGTTCGTGGAAATTCTCGTCTACAATGCTTACCAGCCATTACCTTGGTACCCCACCTCCTTCCAAGACCTTCGCGTTGATTCCTTCGAAAAATCCCTCGCcatttcttccgtcggtgcctTCCACTGCGCTCAACAG GTGCTGTCGGGCATGGTTGAAAGGGGAAAGGGAACGATTCTCTTCACTGGCTGCTCCGCTTCTCTGAACGGCATTGTTGGATACTCTGAACTAT GCTGTGGGAAATTCGCTTTGAGAGCACTATCGCaatgtttggccaaggaatttcaaCCTCAGGGAGTGCACGTAGCTCATGTTATCATTGACGGTGTCATTGGCCCACCCAG AGGACCAATGTTGACGACGACGTCATCATCGTCGCAGAGGAGAAATTCATTGGGGGAGCAAAGCAGTGGAGTAGTGGGAGGAGGTGAGGGTACTATGGACCCGGACTCACTCGCTCAAACCTTCTGGCACTTGCACGTTCAGGACCGAAACGCTTGGACCCAGGAGATGGATCTTCGCTCACCCTCTGCTAGATTCTTCTAG